In Acidovorax sp. GBBC 1281, a single window of DNA contains:
- a CDS encoding chromate transporter, with the protein MPRSPTPPAPATLPPAAAERPRPAHLADLFWSFTLLALQGFGGVLAVVQRELVDRKGWLTNEEFLEDWAVAQILPGPNVVNLAVVIGDRYFGLRGALVALAGMLLFPLLLVLALAVVYAQFSGHAAVSGALRGMGAVAAGLVGGVALRMAGALRTHPLGPVAGWAFAAATFGTMALLRWPLAWVLPVVGGAACAVTWRKIAP; encoded by the coding sequence ATGCCCCGCTCACCCACGCCCCCTGCCCCAGCCACGCTGCCGCCTGCAGCGGCCGAGCGGCCCCGCCCGGCCCATCTGGCCGACCTGTTCTGGTCGTTCACCCTCCTGGCGCTGCAGGGCTTCGGCGGCGTGCTGGCCGTCGTGCAGCGCGAGCTGGTGGACCGCAAGGGGTGGCTCACCAATGAGGAATTCCTCGAAGACTGGGCCGTGGCGCAGATCCTGCCGGGGCCGAACGTGGTCAACCTCGCCGTGGTGATTGGCGACCGCTATTTCGGGCTGCGTGGCGCCCTGGTGGCACTGGCGGGCATGCTGCTGTTTCCCTTGCTGCTGGTGCTGGCGCTGGCCGTGGTCTATGCGCAATTTTCCGGGCACGCCGCCGTGAGTGGCGCCTTGCGCGGCATGGGGGCGGTGGCGGCCGGCCTGGTCGGCGGCGTGGCGCTGCGGATGGCCGGGGCCTTGCGCACGCACCCCCTGGGCCCGGTGGCCGGCTGGGCCTTCGCGGCGGCGACCTTCGGCACCATGGCGCTGCTGCGCTGGCCGCTGGCCTGGGTGCTGCCCGTGGTGGGCGGCGCCGCGTGCGCTGTCACCTGGCGGAAGATCGCCCCATGA
- a CDS encoding chromate transporter, translated as MTPSAMLALQPVGWLNLFLYYASISLLAVGGAIAAAPDMHRFLVERQGWITDLQFNASIAIAQAAPGPNVLFVGLLGWNVGLNAGGPGAAGWAAATLGMALSLVGIMLPSTVLTWLATRWGHRNKHRRSVRAFKQGLAPVVIGLLLATAWLLGSVHHGAGTDLRLWLLSGACALVVWRTRLHLLWLLAAGGGGGAGGAGRGVTRRARWVNGLSCTHGA; from the coding sequence ATGACGCCGAGCGCCATGCTCGCCCTGCAGCCGGTGGGCTGGCTGAACCTGTTCCTCTACTACGCCTCGATCTCGCTGCTGGCGGTGGGTGGGGCCATTGCCGCCGCGCCCGACATGCACCGGTTCCTGGTGGAACGGCAGGGCTGGATCACCGATCTGCAGTTCAACGCCTCCATCGCCATCGCCCAGGCCGCGCCGGGGCCCAACGTGCTTTTCGTCGGCCTGCTGGGCTGGAACGTGGGCCTGAACGCCGGCGGGCCGGGCGCGGCGGGCTGGGCCGCGGCCACGTTGGGCATGGCGTTGAGCCTGGTGGGCATCATGCTGCCCAGCACCGTGCTGACCTGGCTGGCCACGCGCTGGGGCCACCGCAACAAGCACCGGCGCAGCGTGCGCGCCTTCAAGCAGGGGCTGGCGCCCGTGGTGATCGGCCTGCTGCTGGCCACCGCCTGGCTGCTGGGCAGCGTGCACCATGGCGCCGGCACCGACCTGCGCCTGTGGCTGCTGAGCGGCGCGTGCGCGCTGGTGGTGTGGCGCACGCGCCTTCACCTGCTGTGGCTGCTGGCTGCTGGCGGCGGGGGCGGTGCTGGGGGCGCTGGGCGTGGTGTGACCAGGCGCGCCCGTTGGGTGAACGGCCTGTCTTGCACCCACGGGGCGTGA
- a CDS encoding aldo/keto reductase — MQFRPLGRSGLQVSPLCFGGNVFGWTVDESTTFSLLDAWVDAGFNFIDTADVYSRWAPGHMGGESEAMIGQWLKRSGKRDRIVLATKVGKDMGHGKVGLGGDYIRRAVDDSLRRLHTDVIDLYQSHDDDAGTPLEETLGTYADLIREGKVRAIGASNHSAQRLAEALDTSERLGVPRYESLQPLYNLYDRDVFEKELRPLCLEKGVGVINFYALAAGFLTGKYRSASDVDKSPRGAKVVQTYLNDRGLRILAELDQVAERYEVTPGQVAIAWQMAQPGITAPIASASSLEQLQELVQAASLKLDADALESLSQASAEAA; from the coding sequence ATGCAATTTCGCCCCCTCGGCCGTTCGGGCCTGCAGGTTTCGCCACTGTGCTTCGGCGGCAACGTGTTCGGCTGGACGGTGGACGAGTCCACCACGTTCTCGCTGCTCGATGCCTGGGTGGACGCGGGCTTCAATTTCATCGACACCGCCGACGTGTACTCGCGCTGGGCGCCGGGGCACATGGGCGGCGAGTCCGAAGCCATGATCGGCCAGTGGCTCAAGCGCAGCGGCAAGCGCGACCGCATCGTGCTGGCCACCAAGGTGGGCAAGGACATGGGCCATGGCAAGGTGGGCCTGGGCGGCGACTACATCCGCCGCGCGGTGGACGACTCGCTGCGGCGCCTGCACACCGACGTGATCGACCTCTACCAGTCTCACGATGACGATGCCGGTACCCCGCTGGAGGAAACCCTGGGCACCTATGCCGACCTGATCCGCGAGGGCAAGGTGCGCGCGATCGGGGCTTCCAACCATTCCGCGCAGCGCCTGGCCGAGGCCCTGGACACCAGCGAACGCCTGGGCGTGCCGCGCTACGAAAGCCTGCAGCCGCTGTACAACCTGTACGACCGCGACGTGTTCGAGAAAGAGCTGCGTCCCCTGTGCCTGGAAAAGGGCGTGGGCGTGATCAACTTCTACGCGCTGGCCGCCGGCTTCCTGACCGGCAAGTACCGCAGCGCATCGGACGTGGACAAGAGCCCGCGCGGCGCCAAGGTGGTGCAGACCTACCTGAACGACCGGGGCCTGCGCATCCTGGCCGAACTCGACCAGGTGGCCGAGCGCTACGAGGTCACCCCCGGCCAGGTGGCGATCGCGTGGCAGATGGCGCAGCCCGGCATCACCGCGCCCATCGCCAGTGCATCGTCGCTGGAGCAACTGCAGGAACTGGTGCAGGCCGCCAGTCTGAAGCTGGATGCCGATGCGCTCGAATCGCTGAGCCAGGCCAGCGCCGAAGCGGCCTGA
- the ribB gene encoding 3,4-dihydroxy-2-butanone-4-phosphate synthase: MPEVIAAIAAGRPVLVMDDADRENEADLICAADNLTEATMALMIREGSGIVCLCLTPGHAGALGLRPMVEINRSSFATAFTQSIEAAHGVSTGVSAADRVQTIRCALQVPAPGGAPQIVSPGHVFPLVARPGGVLERTGHTESAVDLARLAGRAPAGVLCELMNPDGSMARGADVARFAQAHGLLCTTVQALVAHRQGLQAVAEEGGQGGGRASATQEAVGEPA; encoded by the coding sequence ATGCCCGAGGTCATCGCCGCCATCGCCGCGGGCCGTCCCGTGCTCGTCATGGACGATGCCGACCGCGAGAACGAGGCCGACCTCATCTGTGCGGCCGACAACCTGACCGAGGCCACCATGGCCCTGATGATCCGCGAGGGCAGCGGCATCGTCTGCCTGTGCCTCACGCCCGGGCATGCGGGCGCCTTGGGCCTGCGGCCGATGGTGGAGATCAACCGGTCCTCGTTCGCCACCGCCTTCACGCAATCCATCGAGGCGGCCCATGGAGTGAGCACGGGCGTGTCGGCGGCCGACCGGGTGCAGACCATCCGCTGCGCCCTGCAGGTACCGGCGCCGGGCGGAGCCCCCCAGATCGTCAGCCCCGGCCATGTCTTTCCGCTGGTGGCACGCCCGGGCGGGGTGCTGGAGCGCACCGGCCACACCGAGTCGGCCGTAGACCTGGCGCGCCTGGCCGGCCGCGCACCCGCCGGGGTGCTGTGCGAGCTGATGAATCCGGACGGCAGCATGGCCCGCGGTGCGGACGTGGCGCGGTTCGCCCAGGCGCACGGTCTGCTGTGCACGACCGTGCAGGCGCTGGTGGCGCATCGGCAGGGATTGCAGGCCGTGGCGGAAGAAGGCGGGCAGGGCGGCGGCAGAGCGTCCGCTACCCAGGAGGCGGTCGGCGAACCCGCCTGA
- a CDS encoding fumarylacetoacetate hydrolase family protein, which produces MKLIRYGQPGAERAGLVDAQGIVRDLSMLLPDIGPAQLSPRTLAALAALDPSRLPVVPESERLGCPVAGVGKIVCVGLNYADHAAEAGLAAPAEPVLFMKATTALSGPTDPVRIPPGALKADWEVELGIVIGTRAQHVAEDAALQHVAGYVLANDVSERSYQMERGGQWDKGKAYDTFAPIGPWLVTADEVPDPHAIGLWLEVDGERMQDGNTRNFIFGVPRVLSYISQFMTLEPGDIVLTGTPAGVGLGKKPVPRFLRPGDVMRLGATGLGEQRLVCEGG; this is translated from the coding sequence TTGAAACTGATCCGATATGGCCAGCCGGGCGCGGAGCGTGCCGGGCTCGTCGATGCGCAAGGCATTGTCAGGGACCTGTCCATGCTGCTGCCCGACATCGGCCCCGCCCAGCTGTCGCCCCGCACCCTGGCCGCCCTCGCAGCGCTGGACCCGTCGCGCCTGCCCGTGGTGCCCGAATCGGAGCGCCTGGGCTGCCCGGTGGCGGGCGTGGGCAAGATCGTGTGCGTGGGGCTCAACTACGCCGACCATGCGGCCGAAGCGGGCCTGGCCGCGCCGGCCGAGCCCGTGCTGTTCATGAAAGCCACCACCGCGCTGAGCGGGCCCACGGACCCGGTGCGCATCCCGCCTGGCGCGCTGAAGGCCGACTGGGAGGTGGAGCTGGGCATCGTGATCGGCACCCGCGCGCAGCATGTGGCCGAAGACGCCGCGCTGCAGCATGTGGCGGGCTACGTGCTGGCCAACGACGTGTCCGAGCGCAGCTACCAGATGGAGCGCGGCGGGCAGTGGGACAAAGGCAAGGCCTACGACACGTTCGCGCCCATCGGACCCTGGCTCGTGACGGCCGACGAGGTGCCCGATCCGCACGCCATCGGCCTGTGGCTGGAGGTGGACGGCGAGCGCATGCAGGACGGGAACACGCGCAACTTCATCTTCGGGGTGCCCCGGGTGCTGTCGTACATCAGCCAGTTCATGACGCTGGAGCCGGGCGACATCGTGCTCACCGGCACGCCGGCCGGCGTGGGGCTGGGCAAGAAGCCCGTACCGCGCTTTCTGCGGCCGGGCGACGTGATGCGGCTGGGGGCCACGGGCCTGGGCGAGCAGCGCCTGGTGTGCGAAGGCGGCTGA
- the xopAJ gene encoding XopAJ/AvrRxo1 family type III secretion system effector zeta toxin: MRSAISALRSLPAWRTSHSAAFNGAYANGSVEMFTVGTLPPVGPGRWAYLADPAHWQPKRRKLHDALIDDSLRKATVFAECVERLGCDPTLFALRGNTAAGKTRLARSAVPALADALQESGGGSINPDAFKSRLRKAPGQPRLTPANVHAESCVLADRLERQIATGKTASGKPASMLVDKRLGGAHEVASYIALSENTGRQVEMYDIDMPLERSLLGVLQRDPDGDDPRPPYAAVVAGYSAIRGNRLDVIDQFLAKPQIGTYHLMGTSATGEKAPVATVASGELTIHDADQYAEILALSDLPASDIGEQVIDDETIRQLTQAMPAAIAVTAREALQKYAGLSWSQALGIHCTLNGQDRR; this comes from the coding sequence GTGCGCTCGGCGATCTCGGCGCTGCGGAGCCTGCCTGCCTGGCGAACCTCCCATTCCGCGGCCTTCAATGGCGCGTACGCCAACGGCTCCGTGGAGATGTTCACGGTCGGCACGCTGCCGCCCGTCGGGCCCGGGCGATGGGCCTACCTGGCCGATCCCGCCCACTGGCAGCCCAAGCGCCGCAAGCTGCACGATGCGCTGATCGACGACTCCCTTCGCAAGGCCACTGTCTTCGCGGAATGTGTGGAGCGGTTGGGCTGCGATCCGACGCTGTTCGCGTTGCGCGGCAACACGGCCGCCGGAAAGACCCGGCTGGCCCGATCGGCCGTGCCGGCCCTCGCCGACGCCCTGCAGGAAAGCGGCGGGGGCAGCATCAATCCGGACGCGTTCAAGTCGCGGCTCAGGAAAGCGCCCGGCCAGCCCCGGCTGACCCCGGCCAACGTGCACGCGGAGTCGTGCGTGCTCGCCGACCGGCTGGAACGCCAGATCGCCACAGGGAAGACGGCGAGCGGAAAGCCGGCCAGCATGCTGGTCGACAAACGGTTGGGCGGCGCGCACGAAGTCGCCAGCTACATCGCACTGTCCGAGAACACCGGCCGCCAGGTCGAGATGTACGACATCGACATGCCGCTGGAGCGTTCGCTGCTCGGTGTCTTGCAACGGGATCCCGACGGGGACGATCCGCGTCCGCCCTATGCCGCCGTCGTCGCCGGCTACTCCGCCATTCGCGGCAATCGCCTGGACGTCATCGATCAGTTCCTGGCGAAGCCGCAGATCGGCACCTACCACCTGATGGGCACGTCGGCGACGGGCGAGAAGGCGCCCGTCGCGACCGTTGCAAGCGGGGAGCTGACCATCCACGACGCGGACCAATACGCCGAGATCTTGGCGCTCTCCGACTTGCCCGCCAGCGACATCGGCGAACAGGTGATCGACGACGAGACGATCAGGCAACTGACCCAAGCCATGCCCGCCGCCATCGCCGTGACCGCTCGCGAAGCCTTGCAGAAATATGCCGGCCTGTCGTGGTCCCAGGCGCTGGGAATCCACTGCACGCTGAATGGACAGGATCGAAGATGA